From Humisphaera borealis, the proteins below share one genomic window:
- a CDS encoding ATP-dependent DNA ligase, giving the protein MANTNNPLVDTSRVQLLMGDYGVANARALTNPFWHLMAQEHRRMLASHMAAFDKPTMKLKLPESDYFVSRKVDGEFSLLVVQSGSCCIVNPGGTVRVGLPFMAEAVKLLKDAKVDSAVFAGELYVARTDRRPRCHDVSRVARQPANADEVGTLRFAVFDILEIDQKKLSHRYADNWKQIEKYFKSGKGIHPVETHHVKTLADVEKHYETWVEGENAEGIVARSDVAGLYKIKPRSTLDVAVLGFTESNEPDRAGMMHDMLIGLMRPDETYQVLGRVGGGFTDDQRREFLSDLKDIPAESEYTEVNEQLAYQMVRPEWVIEISCLDLISQNTRGGSVDRMVLNWDNRAAKYGAVRRLPLASPISPQFLRKRQDKTPNPQDLRLQQVADIVEVPMIDRDARQLTLPGSTILKREVYTKQLKGQTMVRKLLLWKTNKHGDAGNGEWPAFVAYFTDFSPNRKTPLEREIRVSESQEQIEKLYEIMKTENIVKGWVDAVGSR; this is encoded by the coding sequence ATGGCCAACACCAACAACCCCCTCGTCGATACCTCCCGCGTCCAACTTCTCATGGGCGACTACGGCGTCGCCAACGCGAGGGCGCTGACCAATCCCTTCTGGCACCTGATGGCCCAGGAGCATCGGCGGATGCTCGCGTCGCACATGGCGGCGTTCGATAAGCCGACGATGAAACTCAAACTGCCGGAATCCGACTACTTCGTCAGCCGCAAGGTGGACGGCGAGTTCAGCCTTCTGGTTGTTCAGTCCGGTTCCTGCTGCATCGTCAACCCCGGCGGGACGGTTCGCGTCGGGCTTCCGTTCATGGCCGAGGCGGTCAAGCTGTTGAAGGACGCGAAGGTCGATTCGGCCGTCTTCGCCGGTGAACTTTACGTCGCCCGCACCGATCGCCGGCCGCGGTGCCACGACGTGTCGCGCGTCGCCCGGCAGCCGGCCAATGCGGACGAGGTCGGCACGCTTCGGTTTGCGGTGTTCGACATCCTGGAGATCGACCAGAAGAAGCTGTCGCACCGCTACGCCGACAACTGGAAGCAGATCGAAAAGTACTTCAAAAGCGGCAAGGGCATCCATCCAGTAGAGACGCACCACGTCAAAACGCTGGCCGATGTCGAGAAACACTACGAGACCTGGGTCGAAGGGGAGAACGCCGAGGGGATCGTCGCCCGGTCGGACGTCGCCGGGCTGTACAAGATCAAGCCGCGGTCGACGCTCGATGTGGCCGTGCTGGGGTTCACCGAAAGCAACGAGCCCGACCGCGCCGGCATGATGCACGACATGCTCATCGGCCTTATGCGGCCGGACGAAACCTACCAGGTGCTTGGGCGCGTGGGCGGCGGCTTCACCGACGACCAGCGGAGGGAGTTTCTCTCCGATCTGAAGGACATCCCCGCCGAAAGCGAATACACCGAGGTCAACGAGCAGCTCGCCTACCAGATGGTCCGGCCGGAGTGGGTGATCGAGATCAGCTGCCTGGACCTGATCAGCCAGAACACCCGCGGCGGCAGCGTGGACCGGATGGTGCTGAACTGGGACAACCGCGCGGCGAAGTACGGCGCCGTCCGCCGGTTGCCGCTGGCCAGCCCGATCTCGCCGCAGTTCCTCCGCAAGCGGCAGGACAAGACGCCCAACCCGCAGGACCTTCGGCTACAGCAGGTCGCGGATATCGTCGAAGTGCCGATGATCGACCGCGATGCGCGGCAGTTGACGCTTCCCGGCAGCACGATCCTGAAGCGGGAGGTCTACACCAAGCAACTTAAGGGACAAACGATGGTCCGCAAGCTGCTGCTTTGGAAGACCAACAAGCACGGCGATGCCGGTAATGGTGAGTGGCCGGCGTTCGTCGCGTACTTCACCGACTTCAGCCCGAACCGCAAAACCCCGCTGGAGCGCGAGATCCGGGTGAGCGAATCGCAGGAGCAGATCGAAAAGCTCTACGAGATCATGAAGACCGAGAACATTGTGAAAGGATGGGTGGATGCGGTAGGCAGTAGGTAG
- a CDS encoding cytochrome P450 — translation MITSATNTLPGPRARFPGHLMFAFRSDPLGFLIRIAAKFGDRSAFGIGRMRFVLLNDPDLIREVIVAKADQFQKSPALRQARVSIGDGLLTSEGDFHKRQRKLSQPAFHPSRVAGYSAAMVRRSRQMAVAWRDGERIDLHEQMMKLTLRVVTETLFSASIEDEIDQIGQAMDVIVRMFSRARNPLAPILNRLPLPSNRRFVRAQADVRRTVEHFVLQNRMAGVDRGDLLSTLVRARDTGGETAVMSDDPGGAQDAASAQAMSDIQLRDEIVTLFIAGHETTANALTFALWLLSQNEDAAAKLYSEIDAAGAGRDLLSADLDHLPFTRAVVAEAMRLYPPAWVLMRQAKEDVRLGSDSVRVPKMGIVIMSQWITHRDPRWWPEPETFKPERWLDDTAKQNRPKYAYFPFGGGPRSCIGEAFAWTEAVLIIATLLRDWRLEAESPKPLRLTPTITLRPKDPVWMRLRRR, via the coding sequence ATGATCACCTCTGCCACCAACACACTCCCCGGACCGCGTGCCCGATTTCCCGGGCATCTGATGTTCGCGTTCCGGTCCGATCCGCTTGGATTTCTCATCCGTATCGCGGCGAAGTTCGGCGACCGGTCTGCGTTTGGCATCGGCAGGATGAGGTTCGTACTCCTGAATGACCCGGATCTGATCCGCGAAGTGATCGTCGCCAAGGCCGACCAGTTTCAAAAAAGCCCCGCGCTGAGGCAGGCGAGGGTTTCGATCGGCGACGGACTTCTGACCAGCGAAGGGGATTTTCACAAGCGCCAGCGCAAGCTGTCGCAGCCCGCGTTTCACCCCAGCAGGGTCGCAGGGTACTCCGCCGCGATGGTTCGCCGGTCGCGGCAGATGGCAGTGGCATGGCGGGACGGCGAGCGTATCGATCTGCACGAGCAGATGATGAAGCTCACCTTACGCGTCGTCACCGAAACCCTCTTCAGCGCCAGCATCGAAGACGAGATCGACCAGATCGGCCAGGCGATGGACGTGATCGTTCGAATGTTCAGCCGGGCACGCAACCCGTTGGCCCCGATTCTCAATCGGCTGCCCCTGCCGAGTAATCGCCGGTTCGTCAGGGCCCAGGCGGACGTGCGGCGGACGGTCGAGCACTTCGTGCTGCAGAATCGGATGGCCGGGGTCGACCGGGGCGATCTGCTCTCGACGCTCGTCCGCGCACGCGATACCGGCGGAGAGACGGCCGTCATGTCGGACGACCCTGGCGGCGCTCAGGATGCGGCCTCCGCCCAGGCGATGAGCGACATTCAGCTTCGCGATGAGATTGTCACGCTTTTCATCGCCGGTCATGAGACGACCGCCAACGCACTGACGTTCGCGCTGTGGCTGCTGTCGCAGAACGAAGACGCGGCGGCAAAGCTTTATTCCGAAATCGACGCCGCGGGGGCCGGCCGCGACCTGTTGTCGGCCGATCTCGACCACCTGCCGTTCACCCGCGCCGTGGTCGCCGAGGCAATGCGGCTGTACCCGCCGGCGTGGGTGCTCATGCGGCAGGCGAAGGAGGACGTGCGACTGGGATCGGACTCGGTCCGAGTTCCGAAAATGGGAATCGTAATCATGAGCCAGTGGATCACCCACCGCGACCCGCGCTGGTGGCCGGAGCCGGAAACTTTCAAACCGGAGCGCTGGCTGGACGACACGGCGAAGCAGAACCGGCCGAAGTACGCCTACTTCCCCTTCGGCGGCGGCCCGCGAAGCTGCATCGGCGAAGCGTTCGCCTGGACCGAAGCGGTGTTGATCATCGCCACGCTGCTGCGCGACTGGCGGCTGGAGGCCGAGTCGCCCAAACCCCTGCGGCTGACGCCGACCATCACGCTGCGACCGAAGGACCCGGTTTGGATGCGCCTGCGACGCAGGTAG
- a CDS encoding WGR domain-containing protein gives MRTDGKTNGGVVPSGPAATTSGKAAATKSSTVVQVGRALPAGETEPGTNGPSSKTGESGSNVAPPAFRRFEYNDEKSSKFWEVGRSGCDVTTKWGRIGSAGQSKSKTFANEDAAKKQAEKLIEEKTGEGYDEV, from the coding sequence GTGCGGACGGACGGCAAGACGAACGGCGGTGTTGTGCCGTCGGGCCCGGCGGCGACGACTTCCGGCAAGGCAGCTGCGACCAAGTCCAGCACCGTCGTACAGGTAGGGCGGGCACTGCCCGCCGGAGAAACCGAGCCCGGCACGAACGGCCCGAGTTCGAAGACGGGTGAGTCCGGTAGCAACGTTGCGCCCCCAGCGTTTCGGCGGTTCGAATACAACGACGAGAAGTCCAGCAAGTTCTGGGAGGTCGGGCGGTCGGGTTGCGATGTCACCACCAAGTGGGGCCGCATCGGCTCGGCCGGACAAAGTAAGTCCAAGACCTTTGCGAACGAAGATGCGGCGAAGAAGCAGGCGGAGAAGTTGATTGAGGAGAAGACGGGCGAGGGCTATGACGAAGTGTAG
- a CDS encoding phospholipase D-like domain-containing protein — protein MLKAGSKAPFRKKAPSPETMPATAAGFAAGVNICPGCDDDGWIVPPPVRLSDGTMLQLYKDGEALHAAYEAIANAKRRICIEMYIFADDETGNAFADLLARKSREGIRVFCIYDCFASRPWGGFGPETAPLKRMREAGVRLEVFHPVAPWECRHAWHPFNRNHRKLVIVDDELAGLGGLNIGTEYAGSWIVNDVKGEFWRDNGMSVRGPGARMFLKAFRTTWDYVRRGRRMRALAFDQNLTGDAELGVMASPPTMDSKLRPFIRHLLRSASDSITMTMAYFAPDDELVKELCAAGDRGVSIRLMFPGISDVPVVRLAGQSFYETLMESGALIYERQHVVLHAKTLCIDGKTTVIGSANLDYRSIEVNCELSAIVRSAEFGRQIEDLFDNDVNYAKQIHRSHWRRRPWGDRFVQWATSRARYVM, from the coding sequence ATGCTTAAGGCCGGATCGAAGGCCCCTTTTCGAAAGAAGGCGCCGTCGCCCGAGACGATGCCCGCGACCGCGGCGGGCTTTGCCGCGGGTGTGAACATCTGTCCCGGCTGCGACGACGACGGATGGATCGTTCCGCCGCCGGTACGGCTTTCCGACGGCACCATGCTCCAACTCTACAAGGACGGCGAAGCGCTGCATGCGGCTTACGAGGCGATCGCGAATGCGAAACGTCGGATCTGCATCGAAATGTACATTTTCGCCGACGACGAAACCGGCAACGCGTTCGCCGATCTGCTGGCGAGGAAGTCGCGGGAAGGCATTCGAGTCTTCTGCATCTATGACTGTTTCGCGTCCCGGCCGTGGGGCGGTTTCGGCCCGGAAACGGCGCCGCTGAAGCGCATGCGCGAGGCCGGTGTTCGGCTGGAAGTGTTTCACCCCGTGGCCCCCTGGGAATGCAGGCACGCCTGGCACCCGTTCAACCGCAACCACCGCAAACTCGTCATCGTGGACGACGAGCTTGCCGGCCTCGGCGGTCTGAATATCGGGACCGAGTACGCAGGATCCTGGATCGTCAACGACGTCAAGGGGGAGTTCTGGCGCGACAACGGGATGAGCGTCCGCGGGCCCGGCGCGCGGATGTTCCTCAAGGCGTTTCGGACGACATGGGACTATGTTCGCCGTGGCCGGCGAATGCGGGCCCTCGCTTTCGACCAGAACCTGACCGGCGACGCCGAACTGGGCGTAATGGCGTCGCCACCGACGATGGACAGCAAGCTCCGACCTTTCATCCGCCACCTTCTGCGATCGGCGTCGGACAGCATCACGATGACCATGGCCTACTTCGCGCCCGACGACGAACTGGTGAAGGAATTGTGCGCCGCCGGAGACCGCGGGGTGTCGATTCGGTTGATGTTCCCGGGAATCTCGGATGTGCCGGTCGTCCGCCTCGCCGGTCAGTCGTTCTACGAAACATTGATGGAATCGGGCGCGCTAATCTACGAGCGCCAGCACGTCGTACTGCACGCCAAGACGCTCTGCATCGACGGCAAGACCACCGTGATCGGCTCGGCGAACCTGGACTATCGCAGTATTGAGGTCAACTGCGAACTGTCGGCGATCGTTCGATCGGCGGAGTTTGGGCGGCAAATCGAAGATCTGTTCGACAACGACGTGAATTACGCGAAGCAGATCCACCGTAGCCATTGGCGACGCCGCCCCTGGGGCGACCGCTTCGTGCAGTGGGCGACAAGCCGGGCCCGATATGTGATGTGA
- a CDS encoding dihydrodipicolinate synthase family protein — MLTTLTPDALVASVLAVPPLARNADYSLNDAENTKIIRHIEAGGIRTLLYGGNANFYHIPLSEYDQVLAYLGQAAGPDTLVIPSAGPAYGLSIDQAKIIRKHKFPTVMLLPQVGITTSKGVAAGVERFVQAAGVPALLYIKHDGYIEPEDVGPLAEKKLISGIKYATVRNDADTKADPYLHKLLGYVDKKIVISGIGEQPAIVHVDGFKLGGFTSGCICVAPNLSRKMLVALRAGDIGEADRIRGIFRGLEDLRNAINPIRVLHEAVRLAGIANTGPLTPLLTNAPEADHARIREAATKLLAADKA, encoded by the coding sequence ATGCTCACCACGCTTACCCCAGACGCACTGGTCGCTTCCGTCCTGGCCGTTCCGCCGTTGGCACGAAACGCCGACTACTCGCTGAACGATGCCGAGAACACCAAGATCATCCGGCACATCGAAGCCGGCGGCATCCGCACCCTGCTCTACGGCGGAAACGCCAACTTCTACCACATCCCGCTGTCCGAGTATGACCAGGTGCTGGCCTACCTCGGCCAGGCCGCGGGGCCCGATACGCTGGTCATTCCGTCGGCCGGCCCGGCTTACGGGCTGTCGATCGACCAGGCGAAGATCATCCGCAAGCACAAGTTCCCCACGGTCATGCTGCTGCCGCAGGTGGGTATCACGACCAGCAAAGGCGTCGCCGCTGGCGTAGAGCGATTTGTGCAGGCGGCGGGCGTGCCCGCACTGCTGTACATCAAGCACGACGGCTACATCGAGCCCGAAGACGTCGGTCCCCTGGCGGAAAAGAAGCTCATCAGCGGCATCAAGTACGCGACCGTCCGCAATGACGCCGACACCAAGGCCGACCCTTACCTGCACAAGCTGCTTGGCTACGTCGACAAGAAGATCGTCATCAGCGGTATCGGCGAACAGCCGGCGATCGTGCATGTCGACGGATTCAAGCTGGGCGGGTTCACCAGCGGTTGCATTTGCGTGGCACCGAACCTCAGCCGCAAGATGCTCGTCGCGCTGCGTGCCGGTGACATCGGCGAGGCTGATCGCATTCGCGGGATCTTCCGCGGGCTGGAAGATCTGCGCAACGCGATCAACCCGATCCGCGTGCTTCACGAGGCGGTCCGCCTCGCCGGAATCGCCAACACGGGCCCGCTGACGCCGTTGCTCACCAACGCCCCCGAAGCCGATCACGCCCGCATCCGCGAAGCGGCGACCAAGCTGCTGGCGGCAGACAAGGCTTAG
- a CDS encoding Mrp/NBP35 family ATP-binding protein produces the protein MSLTREHIIAALRGVQDPELFKDIVTLNMVKDVRVDGGHVAVTIELTTPACPMKEKVESDVRGAILAAGATTVDVQMTANTRGPANAPAEKRSVLPQVKNVIAVGAGKGGVGKSTIATNIAIGLARTGATVGLMDGDIYGPSMPTMLGIKGKTPQVKGNKIVPFFVHGIHAITIGSLVEEEKPLIWRGPMAHGAFKQLLTDNTEWPALDYLIVDLPPGTGDVPLTLCQLLPLTGAVVVATPQQVALDDAVRAVRMFQQLGAPILGLVENMSYFVGPDGTEHDIFGRGGTEKAAQRLGLNYLGALPMFTALRVNSDSGKPNANFEGEPKLADALMAIVKTLAGQVSLRNLTVPTPTLNVS, from the coding sequence ATGTCTCTTACGCGCGAGCACATCATCGCCGCACTCCGCGGCGTTCAGGACCCGGAACTGTTCAAGGACATCGTCACGCTGAACATGGTGAAGGACGTTCGAGTCGATGGCGGCCACGTCGCCGTCACGATCGAACTGACGACGCCCGCCTGCCCGATGAAGGAAAAGGTCGAGAGCGATGTCCGCGGTGCGATCCTCGCCGCCGGCGCGACGACCGTCGATGTGCAGATGACCGCCAATACCCGCGGCCCGGCGAACGCGCCGGCCGAGAAGCGAAGCGTCCTGCCGCAGGTGAAGAACGTGATTGCCGTCGGTGCCGGCAAGGGCGGCGTCGGCAAGAGCACCATCGCGACGAATATCGCGATCGGCCTGGCCCGCACGGGCGCAACGGTCGGCCTGATGGACGGCGACATCTACGGCCCGAGCATGCCGACGATGCTGGGCATCAAGGGCAAAACGCCGCAGGTCAAGGGGAACAAGATCGTGCCGTTTTTCGTGCACGGTATTCACGCGATCACCATCGGCTCGCTGGTGGAGGAAGAGAAGCCGCTCATCTGGCGCGGGCCGATGGCGCACGGCGCGTTCAAGCAACTGCTGACCGACAACACCGAATGGCCGGCGCTGGATTACCTGATCGTTGACCTGCCTCCGGGCACCGGCGACGTGCCGTTGACGCTGTGCCAGTTGTTGCCGCTGACCGGCGCAGTGGTGGTGGCGACGCCGCAGCAGGTGGCGCTGGATGACGCCGTTCGCGCGGTGCGGATGTTCCAGCAACTGGGAGCGCCAATCTTGGGGCTGGTCGAGAACATGAGCTACTTCGTCGGCCCGGATGGCACCGAGCACGACATCTTCGGTCGCGGCGGCACGGAAAAGGCTGCCCAGCGTCTGGGGCTGAACTACCTGGGCGCGTTGCCGATGTTCACTGCACTACGGGTCAACAGCGACTCGGGGAAGCCGAATGCCAACTTCGAAGGCGAGCCCAAGCTCGCCGACGCGCTGATGGCGATCGTCAAGACGCTTGCCGGGCAGGTGAGCCTGCGGAACCTCACGGTGCCGACGCCGACGCTGAATGTGTCGTGA
- a CDS encoding transglutaminase TgpA family protein, which produces MRITQFKPALFLLLFLGITGFSIASRSPGIWLLGCCGVGLNGWLVLTGRFKPLPRLLANLITLASMFFVARQFFSPIGGPAASPVMTIGQFLVILQVVKLWEQRANRDYGQLLVLSLLLMVAASINTSSLLFGILLLLYLFLSLYCCLLFHLKVETDKAMAAYPLPEEKVSPAVLRQDQRFLARSMRRLSVVTATGSILTAVVVFLVFPRGSGQSFLAPSQSRAGQSMTGFVDELNFNQVARIQQNDRIMGYTSVTKNGRPMGPGDTIYFRGVTMDRYRGAAVEPLGGIGRRTLGRGGFARDARDYAPSNVSRYTAYAPREVTFLTASTPPAAAVTYEQKTSLSPTGTRAIFVVSGSGTPGERVSTARSFTPHRDVSTMPGTDLSLQTEDPLSSAIEYDVTSDDAANPRDFNQARFPTRFPADFSLLEPADIVHPTTSEIVPSLRATSRVYGPMYLRCFGFRDGDYIIEAGGVKLGDVASTQRVSVLLDAYMAGKPIVAVRSNRLITLPYVHPDIEAYARRVDVSGVDDAGRPLAAQREKLGGPSAVDEEIAANIARHLRNEFSYTLDISDSESRREADPILWFLSKDGRRGHCEYFAAAMSLLCQSVGVNARVALGFKCDEFNPYSNQFVIRQAHAHAWVEVLTPTGWVTFDPTSARDVDNQPHEYGLYQQIKHMLNWLEFSYANNVIAYDNDSREGLIQAIETEMTRPLYRGVNEGWLTRKLSDSTLYRAITDPDSALVRWVIIVVALIAAAMALRWAIRRWLLRRRAARIGLAALPHDEQLRLARQLGFYDDLLRILERRKIDRPAHLTPLEFSRSLLFLPHSAYRSIRRLTEVFYRVRYGQQDLSAGLQRRLQKVIQRLDQDLDATPG; this is translated from the coding sequence ATGCGTATCACCCAGTTCAAGCCCGCACTGTTCCTGCTGCTTTTCCTGGGCATCACGGGGTTCTCCATTGCGTCGCGGTCGCCGGGCATCTGGCTCCTGGGGTGCTGCGGGGTGGGGCTTAACGGGTGGCTCGTTCTCACCGGTCGGTTTAAACCGCTTCCGAGACTGCTGGCGAATCTGATCACGCTCGCGTCGATGTTTTTTGTCGCGCGGCAGTTTTTCAGCCCGATCGGCGGCCCGGCAGCCTCGCCGGTCATGACCATCGGCCAGTTCCTGGTCATCCTGCAGGTCGTCAAGCTCTGGGAACAGCGCGCCAATCGGGATTACGGCCAGCTCCTGGTGCTCAGCCTGCTGTTGATGGTCGCCGCTTCCATCAACACCAGCAGTCTGCTGTTCGGCATTCTTCTCTTGTTGTACCTGTTCCTGTCGCTGTACTGCTGCCTGCTGTTCCATTTGAAGGTCGAGACTGACAAGGCGATGGCCGCCTATCCGCTGCCCGAAGAGAAGGTCAGCCCGGCGGTGCTACGGCAGGACCAGCGGTTCCTCGCCCGGTCGATGCGGCGACTATCGGTGGTCACGGCGACCGGTTCGATCCTGACCGCCGTCGTCGTGTTCCTGGTCTTTCCGCGCGGTTCCGGGCAGTCGTTCCTGGCGCCCTCCCAGTCGCGGGCCGGGCAGTCGATGACCGGCTTCGTCGACGAACTGAACTTCAATCAGGTCGCCCGCATCCAGCAGAACGACCGGATCATGGGATATACGTCGGTCACCAAAAATGGCCGGCCGATGGGTCCCGGCGACACTATTTACTTTCGTGGCGTGACGATGGATCGCTATCGCGGCGCCGCGGTCGAGCCGCTGGGCGGAATCGGGCGGCGGACGCTGGGGCGGGGTGGATTCGCCCGCGACGCCCGCGACTACGCGCCCTCCAACGTCAGCCGGTACACCGCCTACGCCCCGCGCGAAGTGACATTTCTCACCGCCTCGACACCGCCCGCCGCCGCTGTGACCTACGAGCAGAAGACCTCCCTCTCGCCAACCGGCACGCGGGCGATCTTTGTGGTGTCCGGCAGTGGCACGCCCGGCGAGCGGGTGTCCACCGCCCGCAGCTTTACCCCGCACCGTGACGTATCGACCATGCCCGGTACCGATCTGTCGCTGCAAACGGAAGATCCGTTGTCCAGTGCGATCGAATACGACGTGACGTCCGACGACGCGGCCAACCCGCGCGACTTCAACCAGGCACGCTTTCCCACCCGTTTCCCCGCCGACTTCAGCCTGCTGGAGCCGGCCGACATCGTCCATCCCACGACCAGCGAAATCGTGCCGTCGCTCCGGGCGACCTCGCGCGTCTACGGACCGATGTACCTGCGCTGCTTCGGCTTTCGTGACGGCGACTACATCATCGAAGCGGGGGGCGTCAAGCTCGGCGACGTGGCTTCCACCCAGCGGGTCAGCGTTCTGCTCGATGCCTACATGGCCGGCAAGCCGATCGTTGCCGTTCGGAGCAACCGCTTGATCACGCTTCCTTACGTCCACCCCGACATCGAGGCGTACGCGCGTCGGGTCGATGTCTCCGGTGTGGACGACGCCGGGCGCCCCCTGGCCGCGCAGCGCGAAAAGCTGGGCGGGCCGTCGGCGGTGGACGAGGAGATTGCCGCCAATATCGCTCGTCATCTCCGCAACGAGTTCTCTTACACCCTGGACATCAGCGATTCCGAATCGCGCCGCGAGGCCGATCCCATTCTCTGGTTCCTCTCCAAGGACGGGCGACGCGGTCACTGCGAGTACTTCGCCGCGGCGATGTCGCTGCTGTGTCAGTCGGTGGGCGTCAACGCCAGGGTGGCGCTGGGCTTCAAATGCGACGAGTTCAATCCCTACAGCAACCAGTTTGTCATCCGACAGGCCCACGCCCACGCCTGGGTCGAGGTGCTCACACCGACGGGCTGGGTCACCTTCGATCCCACCAGCGCACGAGACGTGGACAACCAGCCGCACGAGTACGGCCTGTACCAGCAGATCAAGCACATGCTGAACTGGCTCGAGTTCTCGTACGCCAACAACGTCATCGCGTATGACAACGACAGCCGCGAGGGCCTCATCCAGGCGATCGAGACCGAGATGACGCGCCCGCTGTACCGGGGCGTGAACGAAGGTTGGCTCACGCGGAAGCTGAGCGATTCCACCCTGTACCGCGCGATCACCGATCCCGATTCAGCACTCGTCCGCTGGGTGATCATCGTCGTCGCACTGATCGCCGCCGCGATGGCGCTCCGCTGGGCGATCCGGCGCTGGCTGCTGCGGCGCAGGGCGGCCCGCATCGGTCTGGCCGCGCTGCCGCACGACGAGCAGCTTCGGCTGGCGCGGCAACTGGGCTTCTACGACGACCTGCTTCGCATCCTGGAACGCCGGAAGATCGACCGCCCCGCACACCTGACGCCGCTGGAGTTTTCCCGCTCGCTGCTGTTCCTGCCCCACAGCGCCTACCGCAGCATCCGGCGATTGACGGAAGTCTTCTACCGGGTTCGGTACGGTCAGCAGGACCTGAGCGCCGGCCTGCAGCGCCGGCTGCAGAAGGTCATCCAGCGGCTCGACCAGGATCTCGACGCAACACCCGGCTGA
- a CDS encoding regulatory protein RecX — protein sequence MPTITRISEQRRRKNRRNVHLDGAFAFSCNINVIARFRLVEGQRLTPDEVTTILQGEVRQECFDDAMKSLQMRLHSRRELAAKLKRKEYGETTIAGVLDDLERMGYLDDERFAKTKALSAAQHKHHGKRRAKIELMKAGVHSSTADAALNDVYNRHDSVAVARQLAQKQAARLLKLEPAVARRRLVGMLQRRGFSFEEIKPVVDEVLGQERD from the coding sequence GTGCCGACGATCACCCGCATCTCCGAGCAGCGCCGGCGGAAGAACCGCCGCAACGTGCATCTCGATGGCGCGTTTGCGTTCTCCTGTAATATCAATGTGATCGCCCGGTTTCGGCTCGTCGAAGGACAGCGTCTGACGCCCGACGAGGTGACGACTATCCTGCAAGGGGAAGTCCGCCAGGAGTGCTTTGACGATGCGATGAAATCGCTGCAGATGCGGCTCCACAGCAGGCGGGAACTGGCGGCGAAGCTGAAGCGGAAGGAGTATGGCGAAACGACCATTGCTGGCGTGCTCGACGATCTTGAGCGCATGGGCTATCTCGACGACGAACGATTCGCCAAGACCAAGGCGCTATCCGCCGCGCAGCACAAGCACCACGGCAAACGGCGGGCGAAGATCGAACTGATGAAGGCCGGTGTCCACAGCAGCACGGCCGACGCCGCCCTCAATGACGTCTACAACCGCCACGACAGCGTCGCCGTCGCCCGGCAACTGGCGCAGAAGCAGGCGGCCCGGCTGTTGAAACTCGAACCCGCCGTCGCCCGGCGGCGACTGGTGGGCATGCTGCAGCGGCGCGGGTTTTCGTTCGAGGAAATCAAGCCGGTGGTGGATGAGGTGTTGGGGCAGGAAAGGGATTGA